From Desulfobulbaceae bacterium DB1, the proteins below share one genomic window:
- a CDS encoding ribulose-phosphate 3-epimerase codes for MQNKMIAPSILSADFARLGEEINAVIEAGADVIHVDVMDGCFVPNITIGPPVVAAVRKICKHPLDVHLMIQDADRYIETFAAAGADWITVHVEACPHLHRTVQQIKKLGKKAGVVLNPATSLATLDYILEDVDLVMLMSVNPGFGGQSFIPSTLDKIRALKGRIDQLGLKVGIEIDGGVSPETIGAISQAGANIFVAGSAVFNGDYREKISSLKERW; via the coding sequence ATGCAAAACAAAATGATTGCACCTTCCATATTGTCCGCGGACTTTGCCCGTCTGGGCGAAGAGATAAACGCGGTGATCGAGGCCGGGGCGGATGTCATTCATGTCGACGTCATGGACGGCTGCTTCGTGCCCAACATCACCATCGGCCCGCCGGTGGTGGCGGCGGTGCGGAAAATATGCAAGCATCCCCTGGACGTGCATCTGATGATCCAGGATGCGGACAGATACATAGAGACCTTTGCCGCCGCCGGCGCGGACTGGATCACCGTGCATGTGGAGGCCTGTCCCCATCTGCACCGGACGGTGCAGCAGATAAAAAAACTGGGCAAAAAAGCCGGGGTCGTGCTTAATCCCGCCACCTCTCTTGCCACCCTGGACTATATTCTGGAAGATGTCGATCTGGTCATGCTGATGAGCGTCAATCCCGGGTTTGGCGGCCAGTCCTTCATCCCCTCCACCCTGGATAAAATCCGCGCATTAAAAGGGCGTATCGACCAGCTTGGGCTGAAAGTCGGCATCGAGATCGACGGCGGCGTGAGCCCGGAGACCATCGGTGCCATTTCCCAAGCCGGCGCCAATATCTTTGTCGCCGGTTCCGCTGTTTTCAACGGTGACTACAGGGAGAAGATTTCCTCCCTGAAGGAACGCTGGTAA
- a CDS encoding peptidase M16, translating to MKRTPLLLLLTTLLAIIMTTQTTEAKELAPHLFKETLANDLTVIVKETPGTKVATVQIWVKAGSIYEDADEGGITHLIEHMIFKGTPTRGPGRVAGDIEEVGGRINAYTSFEYTVYHATLSSRFWERGLDVLTDAVLNSTFDADELEREKKVILEEISMRNDRPQTRLFQELMNTAYTAHPYRLPVIGTVESVTGFSRDDILAYMEKHYHPKNLTVVVVGDVRFGDVIASVKKQMGHLEKGSYPEPSLPREPSQDTARFFCLKDDTSQSHLALAFPITPFTHPDTPVLDVIASILGQGETSRLYNALRNEKGLVYRVSAAAFTPKDQGLLEATATLESDNVGAALAGILEEFFKLKYLRVGDDELNRIKRNLEGDFVFNLERAEGQARTLGSFDFLTGDPREDDYLAKVRSVSADDIMEVAQRYFTPRNISAVCLVPSAVDIPLDNGALADIIAKADEAAQRAVPPSLLLDAYLNDVHRFKLKNGITLLVREDNTVPTVSLRAIFPGGLRGETEATNGAFAFITELLPRGTEKLTPREIAIEIADMAGSISGFNGKNTFGVKADFLARFFDEGLKLVRDIVITPRFDQAEAEKIRPELLSQLKQQEDSLPSLGFREFNRLLFQGHPYGLNTAGSEYAIKNFSPSALKSIYQRHAVPEKMVLAVSGAVKAEEAYELVQSYFGSWPGKATASQEITESSLPPSPPAVPEILTVERDKEQIHFILGFLGATLTSADRYGLEVIETVLSGQSGRLFTELRDKQSMAYSLSAFTLFGLDTGSFGIYIGTNPDKKDDVLKAVWKELSLLQEEAVSEEELTKAKNLLISNYELGLQTHGAQAMEMGLNETYALGQDYGNRYISEIEKIDAQKVLEVARKYILPDHYVLVTVGAK from the coding sequence GCCGGGAACCAAGGTCGCCACCGTGCAGATCTGGGTGAAGGCGGGCAGCATTTACGAGGATGCGGATGAAGGCGGCATTACCCACTTGATCGAACATATGATCTTCAAAGGGACTCCCACCAGGGGGCCGGGCCGGGTCGCCGGAGACATAGAAGAGGTGGGTGGCCGCATCAACGCCTACACCTCCTTTGAATACACGGTTTACCATGCCACCCTTTCCTCCAGATTCTGGGAAAGGGGCCTTGACGTGCTGACCGATGCCGTCCTCAACTCAACCTTTGACGCCGACGAGCTTGAACGGGAGAAAAAGGTCATTCTGGAAGAGATCAGCATGCGCAACGACAGACCGCAGACCAGACTCTTCCAGGAACTGATGAATACCGCCTATACCGCCCATCCCTACCGGCTGCCGGTCATCGGCACGGTGGAGAGCGTCACCGGTTTCAGCCGCGACGACATCCTCGCCTATATGGAAAAACATTACCATCCGAAAAACCTGACCGTGGTGGTGGTGGGCGATGTCCGCTTCGGCGACGTGATCGCCTCGGTGAAAAAACAAATGGGCCACCTGGAAAAAGGTTCATACCCGGAACCGTCTCTTCCCCGGGAACCGTCCCAGGATACCGCCCGTTTTTTTTGCCTCAAGGACGATACCAGCCAAAGCCACCTGGCCCTGGCCTTTCCCATTACCCCCTTTACCCATCCGGATACCCCGGTGCTTGATGTTATTGCCAGTATCCTGGGCCAGGGCGAGACCTCGCGTCTGTACAATGCGCTCCGTAACGAAAAGGGGCTGGTGTACCGGGTCAGCGCCGCTGCCTTTACCCCCAAGGACCAGGGACTGCTCGAAGCCACCGCCACCCTGGAGTCGGACAATGTCGGCGCCGCCCTTGCCGGGATTCTTGAAGAGTTTTTCAAACTGAAATACCTGCGGGTGGGGGACGATGAACTCAACCGCATCAAACGCAACCTGGAAGGAGACTTTGTCTTCAACCTGGAACGGGCGGAGGGACAGGCACGCACCCTCGGCTCTTTCGACTTTCTCACCGGCGATCCGCGGGAGGATGATTATCTGGCCAAGGTACGCTCGGTCAGCGCCGATGATATCATGGAGGTGGCCCAGCGCTACTTTACCCCTCGCAACATTTCCGCCGTCTGTCTCGTTCCGTCGGCGGTGGACATCCCGCTTGACAACGGAGCCCTTGCCGATATCATTGCCAAGGCGGATGAAGCGGCGCAGCGTGCCGTTCCCCCCTCGCTGCTGCTTGACGCCTACCTTAACGATGTCCACCGTTTCAAGCTGAAAAACGGTATCACCCTGCTTGTTCGGGAAGACAACACGGTTCCCACCGTCTCCCTGCGGGCCATCTTTCCCGGCGGTCTGCGCGGTGAAACCGAGGCCACCAACGGCGCGTTCGCCTTTATCACCGAGCTGCTGCCCCGGGGAACAGAAAAGCTCACTCCCAGGGAAATTGCCATTGAGATCGCTGATATGGCCGGTTCCATTTCCGGCTTCAACGGGAAAAACACCTTTGGCGTGAAAGCGGATTTTCTCGCCCGCTTTTTTGATGAGGGGCTCAAACTGGTGAGAGACATCGTCATCACGCCGCGATTCGACCAGGCTGAGGCGGAAAAAATCCGGCCGGAATTGCTGTCGCAGCTCAAACAGCAGGAAGACTCCCTTCCTTCTCTCGGTTTTCGCGAATTCAACCGCCTGCTTTTCCAGGGGCATCCCTACGGGCTGAACACGGCTGGTTCCGAATATGCCATCAAAAATTTTTCTCCAAGCGCGCTGAAAAGCATCTACCAGCGCCATGCCGTGCCGGAGAAAATGGTGCTTGCCGTCTCCGGCGCCGTGAAGGCCGAGGAGGCGTACGAATTGGTCCAGAGTTACTTCGGCTCCTGGCCCGGCAAGGCCACGGCTTCTCAGGAAATAACAGAATCGTCTCTTCCCCCTTCGCCTCCGGCTGTGCCGGAAATCCTCACCGTTGAGCGCGACAAGGAGCAGATCCACTTTATCCTTGGTTTTCTCGGCGCCACCCTGACAAGCGCCGACAGATACGGGCTGGAAGTTATTGAAACCGTGTTAAGCGGCCAGAGCGGCCGGCTTTTCACCGAGCTGCGCGACAAGCAGAGCATGGCCTACAGTCTTTCCGCCTTTACCCTGTTCGGGCTTGATACGGGTTCATTCGGCATATACATCGGCACCAACCCGGATAAAAAGGACGATGTCCTCAAGGCGGTCTGGAAGGAGCTTTCTCTTCTCCAGGAAGAGGCGGTGAGCGAGGAGGAACTGACCAAGGCGAAAAACCTGCTGATCAGCAACTATGAACTGGGGCTGCAGACCCATGGCGCCCAGGCCATGGAGATGGGACTGAACGAAACATACGCCCTGGGCCAGGATTACGGCAACCGCTATATCAGCGAAATTGAAAAAATTGACGCGCAAAAGGTCCTTGAGGTTGCCCGCAAATATATCCTGCCGGACCACTATGTCCTGGTGACGGTCGGAGCGAAATAA